The following proteins are encoded in a genomic region of Deltaproteobacteria bacterium:
- a CDS encoding radical SAM protein, with protein MSSSPPTPRWRHERFGAIVALDDPPILAHVDQELARELGIPPSPLWGEPPREALEAPVEAHLTLTRRCNLTCTHCYQESSPLAGGSDLTLREWLPRLDALARANVFHVAIGGGEALTRPDLIEIAAAARARGITPNLTTNGALVTDEFAARAATLFGQVNVSIDALPPFRVFGADKATPGMRAAAMLVRAGARVGVNVVVARHNFDAIGAVVSWAAATGLVEVELLRLKPTGRARVRYLEERLTREQRERLFPLALELATRHGIPVKLDCSAAPFVACHAPDRERLEQFEVAGCIGSLSLLGIDERGTTSACSFYPGGGDDVLDLERGWERSAAYAPFRDYVERAEEPCRSCAYLRTCRGGCRAVALFLTGRGDAPDPECPRVEDHHRSQP; from the coding sequence GAGCTCGCCCGCGAGCTCGGGATCCCGCCGTCGCCGCTCTGGGGCGAGCCGCCGCGCGAGGCGCTCGAAGCACCGGTCGAGGCGCATCTCACGCTCACCCGGCGCTGCAACCTCACCTGCACCCACTGCTACCAGGAGAGCTCGCCGCTGGCGGGCGGGAGCGACCTGACGCTCCGGGAATGGCTCCCGCGCCTGGACGCACTGGCCCGCGCCAACGTCTTTCACGTCGCGATCGGCGGCGGCGAAGCGCTCACCCGCCCGGACCTGATCGAGATCGCGGCGGCGGCGCGGGCGCGCGGGATCACCCCGAACCTGACCACGAACGGCGCCCTCGTCACCGACGAGTTCGCCGCTCGTGCCGCGACGCTCTTCGGGCAGGTCAACGTCTCCATCGATGCGCTGCCTCCGTTCCGTGTCTTCGGCGCCGACAAGGCCACGCCCGGCATGCGCGCCGCGGCGATGCTCGTTCGGGCAGGCGCGCGCGTGGGCGTGAACGTCGTCGTTGCCCGTCACAACTTCGACGCGATCGGCGCGGTCGTGTCCTGGGCAGCGGCGACCGGCCTCGTCGAGGTCGAGCTGCTCCGCCTGAAGCCGACGGGACGGGCGCGCGTCCGTTACCTCGAGGAACGGCTCACGCGGGAGCAGCGCGAACGCCTGTTCCCGCTCGCGCTCGAGCTCGCCACCCGCCACGGCATTCCGGTCAAGCTCGACTGCTCCGCCGCGCCCTTCGTCGCGTGCCACGCTCCCGACCGCGAGCGCCTGGAGCAGTTCGAGGTCGCGGGCTGCATCGGATCGCTGTCGCTGCTGGGCATCGACGAGCGGGGGACGACGTCGGCCTGCTCCTTCTATCCCGGCGGCGGAGACGACGTCCTCGACCTGGAACGCGGCTGGGAGCGATCCGCGGCCTACGCGCCGTTCCGGGACTACGTGGAGAGGGCGGAAGAGCCCTGCCGGTCGTGTGCCTACCTGCGGACCTGCCGCGGCGGCTGCCGCGCCGTGGCCCTCTTCCTCACGGGACGCGGGGACGCGCCCGATCCGGAGTGCCCGCGCGTCGAGGACCATCATCGCTCGCAGCCATGA